A genomic window from Hirundo rustica isolate bHirRus1 chromosome 36, bHirRus1.pri.v3, whole genome shotgun sequence includes:
- the TRIM41 gene encoding E3 ubiquitin-protein ligase TRIM41, with protein MAAPAALGGPGPRPDPVETLQEEAICAICLDYFADPVSIGCGHNFCRGCISRLWARGGAEHPPGGSEGGSELEEEEEDEDELEEDELDVEQEEEEDEAGVDEEEDDDMWEEEEEEEEEAELWEDPAEDEEEEEEEEGAAAWAGGAQGGLYFGDEDYDEDVMEEDVEEEEEEEAEEEEEEEEDEEGRPPPAAPRRPAVFTCPQCRKTFLQRSFRPNLQLANMVQIIRQLHPRPQRPAGPGPGPGPAAPPPGPSELCEKHQEPLKLFCEVDEAAICVVCREARGHKHHSVVPLDEVVQDCKNKLQSHLEPLRKQLDAVLKQKSSEEEKISVLREQMQAEMQELEADFEVLHRFLAGEQVLLLRQLQERHEALLARQRRNLGALEERSSALRRLIADAEAAGRQDGLQLLKDIKGTFIRCENIKFQEPEMVPVDVGKKFRNCFLQDVVMRKMEKVFSKVPQADVTLDPSTAHPRLSLSLDRRSVRLSERRQEPAGGARRSDGDLCVLGAPGFSAGRHYWEVEVGGRRGWAVGAARETARHRHGKGAAAAPKREIWAVGTSGKKYQALTATEQTALAPGEQPRRFGVYLDYERGQLCFYNAESMSHIHTFHICCRERVFPFFRILAKGTRIKICT; from the exons ATGGCGGCCCCCGCCGCGCTGGGCGGCCCCGGGCCCCGGCCGGACCCGGTGGAGACGCTGCAGGAGGAGGCGATCTGCGCCATCTGCCTCGACTACTTCGCCGACCCGGTGTCCATCGGCTGCGGACACAACTTCTGCCGCGGCTGCATCTCCCGGCTCTGGGCCCGCGGCGGCGCCGAGCACCCCCCGGGCGGATCCGAGGGCGGCTCcgagctggaggaggaagaggaggacgAGGACGAGCTGGAGGAAGACGAGCTGGAcgtggagcaggaggaggaggaggacgaggcCGGCGTGGACGAGGAGGAAGACGATGAcatgtgggaggaggaggaggaggaggaggaggaagccgAGCTCTGGGAAGACCCCgcggaggacgaggaggaggaggaggaggaggaaggagccgCCGCGTGGGCTGGGGGCGCGCAGGGGGGGCTTTACTTCGGGGACGAGGACTACGACGAGGACGTGATGGAGGAGGacgtggaggaggaggaggaggaggaggccgaggaggaagaggaggaggaggaggacgaggaggggcggccgccgcccgcggccccgcggcgcccCGCCGTCTTCACCTGCCCGCAGTGCCGCAAGACGTTCCTGCAGCGCAGCTTCCGCCCCAACCTGCAGCTGGCCAACATGGTGCAGATCATCCGGCAGCTGCACCCGCGGCCGCAGCGCCCCGcggggcccgggcccggccccggcccggccgcgccgcccccggGCCCCTCCGAGCTCTGCGAGAAGCACCAGGAGCCGCTGAAGCTTTTCTGCGAGGTGGACGAGGCGGCGATCTGCGTGGTGTGCCGGGAGGCCCGCGGGCACAAACACCACAGCGTGGTGCCCCTCGACGAGGTGGTGCAGGACTGCAAG AACAAGCTCCAGAGCCACCTGGAGCCGCTCCGGAAGCAGCTGGACGCGGTGCTGAAGCAGAAATCCAGCGAGGAGGAGAAGATCTCCGTGCTGAGG GAGCAGATGCAGGCGGagatgcaggagctggaggcgGATTTCGAGGTGCTGCACCGGTTCCTGGCCGgggagcaggtgctgctgctgcggcaGCTGCAGGAGCGCCACGAGGCGCTGCTGGCGCGGCAGCGCCGCAACCTGGGAGCGCTGGAGGAGCGGAGCTCGGCGCTGCGGCGCCTCATCGCCGACGCCGAGGCCGCCGGCCGCCAGGacgggctgcagctgctcaag gACATCAAAGGCACCTTCATCAG GTGTGAGAACATCAAATTCCAGGAGCCCGAGATGGTGCCGGTGGATGTGGGGAAGAAATTCCGGAATTGTTTCCTGCAGGATGTGGTGATGAGAAAGATGGAAAAGGTCTTCAGCAAAGTGCCCCAag CCGACGTCACCCTGGACCCCTCCACGGCCCACCCTCGGCTCAGCCTGTCCCTGGACCGGCGCAGCGTCCGTCTGTCCGAGCGGCGCCAGGAGCCCGCGGGCGGCGCCCGGCGCTCGGACGGCGACCTGTGCGTGCTGGGAGCGCCCGGCTTCAGCGCCGGACGCCACTACTGGGAGGTGGAGGTGGGCGGCCGGCGCGGCTGGGCCGTGGGCGCCGCCCGCGAGACGGCGCGGCACCGGCACGGCAagggcgcggcggcggcgcccaAGAGGGAGATCTGGGCCGTGGGCACCAGCGGGAAGAAGTACCAGGCGCTGACGGCCACGGAGCAGACGGCGCTGGCGCCCGGGGAGCAGCCGCGGCGCTTCGGGGTCTACCTGGACTACGAGCGGGGCCAGCTGTGCTTCTACAACGCCGAGAGCATGAGCCACATCCACACCTTCCACATCTGCTGCCGCGAGCGCGTCTTCCCCTTCTTCCGCATCCTGGCCAAGGGCACCCGCATCAAGATCTGCACCTGA